A genomic window from Archaeoglobus neptunius includes:
- a CDS encoding UbiA family prenyltransferase: protein MPTCKRYLKAIWDLFRLEHGLMYGFGVVIGVFVSDPFYGNFWKIFYGYLTALFLQASSFALNDYSDYAVDLANNRTDRPLVRGDLDRSTALKLGIIMMPLGFFAAWLVSPLAFFFAVIVTFAGYFYNLKLKEYGFAGNIYIAFTMATPFLFGSIIVSDSITESAALLSSMAFLTGIGREIMKGIEDVEGDALRNVRSIARIFGEKRAAVISSVFYISAVSISPIPFLGIKEYYLDVKYAFPVMVTDVILCYVAIRLLKDCSKRSIRKYRKTTLLAMIFGLIGFFAGAF, encoded by the coding sequence TACCTTAAAGCTATATGGGATCTCTTCAGGCTTGAACACGGCCTGATGTACGGATTTGGGGTTGTTATAGGCGTATTTGTGTCTGATCCTTTTTACGGTAATTTCTGGAAAATATTTTACGGCTATCTCACAGCGTTATTCCTCCAGGCATCGAGTTTTGCCCTCAACGACTACTCAGATTATGCCGTTGACCTGGCCAACAACCGCACCGACAGACCGCTTGTAAGGGGAGATCTTGATAGAAGTACTGCACTGAAGCTCGGAATCATCATGATGCCTCTGGGATTCTTCGCTGCCTGGCTTGTATCTCCACTTGCATTCTTTTTTGCGGTTATAGTCACATTTGCTGGCTATTTTTACAACCTGAAACTCAAGGAGTATGGTTTTGCTGGAAACATTTACATCGCTTTTACCATGGCCACACCATTTCTCTTCGGCAGCATAATTGTTTCAGATAGCATTACGGAAAGCGCAGCGCTGCTTTCTTCAATGGCCTTCCTGACAGGGATTGGAAGAGAGATAATGAAGGGAATTGAAGATGTTGAAGGGGACGCACTTAGAAACGTGAGGAGTATTGCAAGGATTTTTGGAGAAAAGAGGGCGGCTGTCATCTCAAGTGTATTTTACATTTCGGCCGTTTCGATCAGTCCGATTCCGTTCCTCGGTATTAAGGAATACTATCTTGACGTGAAGTATGCATTTCCGGTAATGGTCACTGATGTAATCCTCTGCTATGTGGCCATTAGACTTCTCAAAGACTGCAGTAAGAGATCCATTCGCAAATACAGAAAGACTACACTGCTAGCAATGATATTTGGATTGATAGGCTTCTTCGCAGGAGCATTTTAG
- a CDS encoding acetate--CoA ligase family protein, which translates to VDLIVRVGEMVEKEGIVEMDLNPVFVYENGCVVADARIAVGERKRFDYVIPDLGNLFYPKSVAVIGASRTIGKPGFNIVWNLKQNGFSGKIYPVNPNAEKILDLNCYPSILDIPGDVDVAIIAVPAKIVPAVMRECAQKGVKGVVIVSSGFSEEGEKGAEYEREVLEIAKKHGIRIFGPNTTGVLNTENGFITSFALQPVIRKGSIGIIAQTGLFLGIMMDIVASNHPSIGFSKIVGMGNKIDVEDYEVLDFLLRDSQTGVVGMYVEGIKNGRAFYDVAKNASKPVVIFKSGRTEYGKKAAMSHTASIAGDDDVFDAVCRQANLTRVYSFEELFNVTKAFALQPLPRGDRVAIIHYTGSGCVQGSDAAYFAGLKLAEFSNETVERILEVTPEWHNVNNPIDIWPMVEYYGAYKAYETAIEAVLEDDGVDSVVACVWASRITHANFQPDYRKLKKYGKPVYFTAEGPRDVVFDLKNDYELNGIPVYPDVITAINVLGKVTKYARRKSVQ; encoded by the coding sequence TTGATTACGTGATCCCTGATCTTGGCAATCTTTTCTACCCAAAAAGTGTTGCGGTAATTGGGGCCTCGAGGACCATAGGCAAGCCGGGCTTTAACATCGTGTGGAATCTGAAGCAGAACGGCTTCTCAGGGAAAATCTATCCGGTAAATCCAAATGCTGAAAAAATACTTGATCTGAATTGTTATCCGTCAATTCTTGATATTCCTGGAGATGTTGATGTGGCAATCATAGCTGTACCTGCAAAGATTGTTCCGGCAGTGATGAGGGAATGTGCGCAGAAAGGTGTTAAGGGTGTCGTGATTGTCAGCTCTGGGTTCAGTGAAGAGGGAGAGAAGGGAGCGGAGTACGAGAGAGAGGTTCTGGAGATAGCTAAAAAACATGGTATAAGGATATTCGGTCCCAACACCACAGGTGTGCTGAACACCGAAAACGGATTCATCACCTCATTCGCCCTTCAGCCAGTAATAAGGAAAGGTTCGATTGGGATAATCGCCCAGACAGGCCTGTTTCTTGGAATAATGATGGATATCGTTGCATCAAATCATCCGAGTATAGGATTTAGCAAAATCGTGGGGATGGGTAACAAGATAGATGTTGAGGATTATGAAGTTCTCGATTTTCTGCTCAGAGATTCTCAGACAGGTGTCGTTGGGATGTATGTGGAGGGAATAAAAAATGGAAGAGCCTTTTATGACGTTGCAAAAAACGCCTCCAAGCCGGTGGTGATTTTTAAGAGTGGCAGGACTGAGTATGGCAAGAAAGCTGCTATGAGTCATACAGCTTCGATAGCTGGAGATGATGATGTGTTTGATGCCGTCTGCAGGCAGGCAAATCTAACGAGGGTTTATAGTTTTGAGGAACTGTTCAATGTAACCAAAGCCTTCGCTCTTCAACCCCTGCCCAGGGGCGACAGGGTTGCGATAATCCACTACACCGGTTCAGGATGTGTGCAGGGTTCTGATGCGGCATACTTTGCCGGGCTGAAACTTGCCGAGTTTTCTAACGAAACTGTTGAGAGGATACTTGAGGTTACACCCGAATGGCACAACGTCAACAATCCCATTGATATCTGGCCGATGGTGGAATACTATGGTGCATACAAGGCTTATGAAACGGCGATTGAGGCTGTACTTGAGGATGATGGAGTGGATTCAGTGGTGGCCTGTGTCTGGGCAAGCAGAATAACACATGCAAACTTCCAGCCGGACTACAGGAAGCTTAAAAAGTATGGCAAGCCAGTTTATTTCACAGCAGAGGGGCCCAGGGATGTGGTTTTCGATCTGAAGAATGACTACGAGCTGAATGGAATTCCAGTATATCCCGACGTGATCACCGCCATAAACGTTCTCGGAAAAGTTACGAAATACGCTCGGAGAAAATCAGTTCAGTAG